The sequence below is a genomic window from Nicotiana tomentosiformis chromosome 6, ASM39032v3, whole genome shotgun sequence.
TACAAATCAACAATAATACCCCACCAAGCCAAGAAAATTCTAGATCTCCGTAGTTGAGGATGGTTTGGGgaaactctgcactacttcaatcttcttcggatctaccttgatccccttactcgatactacatgacccaaaaattccactaactctagccagaattcacacttcgaaaattttgcatacaacttcttttctctcaaggtctgaagcacagtcctcaggtgctgctcatgatcttcctgacTCGGGGGTatactagaatgtcatcaataaacacgatgatgaaagagtcaagataagactgaaatacactgttcatcaagtgcatgaaagctgcgggggtgttggtcagcccaaaagacatcacaaggaactcgtaatgaccataccgagtcctgaaagtagtctttgagatatctagctcccgaatcttcaactgatgatagcctgaatgcaagtcgatcttagagaacactctagcaccctgaagctgatcaaatatgtcatcaatatgtgttaatgggtacctgttcttcactgtaaccttatttaactagcgataatcaatacacattcgcatagaaccatccttcttctttataaacaagacaagagcaccccaaggcaatacactaagcctaatgaagcccttatcgagcaactcttgcaactgttcctttaattctttaaACTCTATTGGggccatatgataaggtggaatagaaatgggttgagtgctcgctaacaaatcaatgccaaagtaaatatccctgtcgggcggcatgttTGGTAGATTCGTCGGGAATACATCTGAATAGTccctcactatcggaactgactcgacggtaaAAGTATCAAcattaacatccctcacatatgccagatacgcatcacacccccttctcaaccattcgttgagccttaagaaaagAGACAACCATGgtaggaacatgatctaaggtacctctccactctagatgcagtagacctggcatagcgAACGCcaccgtcttggtgtgacaatcaaggatagtatAATAGCGcgataactagtccatgcccaaaataacatcgaaatgagcaataataaatcagctctggtctcaaaaccactaagaacaatcaaacatgaccaatacacatggtcaacaataatagaatgacttacgggtgtagacacatagacaggagaacacAAACAATcatgggatacacccaaatacggagcaaataagatgacacataggaataagtggagcttggataaaataagactgatgcatctctatgacagaccagaataatacaTATGatgacagaatcggatgcaactgcctttGTCCTAGaaagaagggcataatatctggcctggcctccccctctagagcgacctctaacagtctgaactccacctcgagctggttgtgcaggtagggtagtagctggtgctgtaaccatagcctaAGGACCCGGTGTAGCACACAGTACCTGAGTGGTCTCTGGAGGTGCACCCTTTCTgagtctagggcaatccctcaccacatgacgagtgtctccacactcaaaacaagctctcggaggacgtggctgttgtgactggctcgggcctaataggccagactgaccgctaaaagcaccccatgcaagaggtgcactagacaatggcggtgcataataagaagcctagggcctaggagtggccggagcaccgctggcggctggaagtgctgaatgaacagggagaCCCACATAGCCCCTACCTTGACGAGATGCAGCTGGGGaacgagtaccactatatgtgccagactctcgagacctcttggcctctctctcatcTCTCTCCCGAGTTAACATACCCTCCATTCTCCTGGTGATCCCCACCACccgctggtatgcgatgtccatatCTAACTCTGGGGCCATGCTAAACTTGATactagggttgagcccctcaataaatcgatgaaCCCGCTCCCGAATAATAACAACCAAGGCTGGTTcatgcctggacaaatcactgaaccagactgcatactctgacgcGGTAATAtaaccctggcacaactgctcaaactctacgtgccacgcatctctgagactctgggggacatactccctcaagaacatatttgagaactgagtccaagtgagtgaagctatcTCGGCCGGACTAcctaactcatatgctcgccaccactgataggccacTCCTCTAAGTGGGAACGTAGTGAAAACAACCTCACTAGCCTCCGCAACACCCATCATATGGAGGATACAGTGAAActtctcaagaaaaccctgggcatcctctaacgccaagccactgaaagtaggagggtggtacttcttgtacctttcgAGCCTGAGCTACTTCCCCTCAGAAACTGCTTTCCTAACCTCGGGTTGAATTGGGGATACCAGTTGTATAGGTATGACCTCTGGAACCTTGTCAACCTAGACCTattgctctggggtacgggtggcgggagtctATACTCCTtctccggcctgagatgtggcaggaacaAGTGGTATCAACCCTACCTGAGCCAATGTGCtcaacatgctcaaaaactgggcgagagtctcctggagggctagtGCAATAgtaggcatctcaggtgcctgccttCCAACTAGagatactggtggctcctctatagcaTCTCATGCGGGTGTTCTGGTTGTACCACATGGACGTCTttggcctctaccccagcccGGACCTCTCGCGACTCTAGTAGGAGGCGCGAGTGTCTGGTCATCTAATCCATCTAGACGTGTCCtccccatctgtgagagaatagaaagataaaatTTTAGAATCTGAAGTCAAAATCTCGtacaataaggaatcaaagaagtgaagcttttcctaacagttccatagccccccaaagataagtatagacgtctccgtaccgatccgcgaaactctactaaatctgcttgtgactcataacacctttgaacctagtgctctgataccaacttgtcacgatcccaattttcctccgtgaGATgttgtgacgacacctagtcttgGTCTTtcagactaggtaagcctaacaattttgcAAAATAAATGAATATAAAGCTAAAACTCAACCTCAACATCTGAATATAATAAGAACTGCGATtcaaaataattacaactcccaaaacccgatagaaataagtcacaagctctaaagagaaaatgttaagtgtctctatacatcagagtc
It includes:
- the LOC138893597 gene encoding uncharacterized protein, translated to MGVAEASEVVFTTFPLRGVAYQWWRAYELGSPAEIASLTWTQFSNMFLREYVPQSLRDAWHVEFEQLCQGYITASEYAVWFSDLSRHEPALVVIIRERVHRFIEGLNPSIKFSMAPELDMDIAYQRVVGITRRMEGMLTRERDEREAKRSRESGTYSGTRSPAASRQGRGYVGLPVHSALPAASGAPATPRP